The Polyangium mundeleinium genome contains the following window.
GGAGCTCGGGCAATGCGATTACAAGGACGAGAACGGCTATCCGCAGTCCGCCTACGCATGGCACCGCCACCCGCTCGGCAACGAGTACACCGAAATCTACCAGAAGTGAGCTCGACCCCTCGCTCCCCCGAGCCTCGCCGGCCAGGGCGCCTGCTGCGCGTGGCGCTCGGCGCTTCCTTCCTCGTCCCGCTCGTATTTCCTGCCTGCCTCACGCCGGGGTATCCGCTGGCCCCGAGCGGGCAGGTCGACATCCGCGTCCACGTCGCGGGCTCCCTCTTCGCGGCGGACACGCTCGACGAAGCCGGAAAGCCCGTCCTGCCTCGCCAGCAGCCCTTCGAGACCGGCGTCACCTTGTTCCTCGCGGAGGGCGGCGCGCCGGCGTACGGCGGGTTCGTCACGGTACGCGTCGACCCGCCCGAGGCCCTCGTCCTCGGTCCCTACCCGAAGGAGTCCGACCCCACGTGCCAGGAGATCGAGGGCGCGTTCCGATGCACTGCGTCGAGCGAAGGGTACGCGCGCTTCGTCGTCTCCTCGCAGAGCGACTGGTCCGGGAGCGCGACGCTCATCGTGAACTGGGCCGAACAGATGAAGGAAAAGGACATCCAGATCCTGCCGGCCGGCCTGCCCGACTCCGCCACGAACTTCACGATGCTCGTCGCAGGCCTCGACGAGTCGCTCGACGGCGCGCGCGTCCTGCCGACCTTCCTCGCGCTCAAGTGCACCGTGGGCCCGCTGCCCGATGATTTGGGCTCCAAGTGGCGGCCCGGCGCCATCCGCTCTCGCGAGGCGTTCGTCCGCGCCACGCCGCCCTCGAACGCGCCCGGCGTCGTGGAAAACGCGCCCGTCATCGTCGAGTCCCTCTTCAGCGAGGCCGCCCTCTCCGCCACGTCCGATTGCGCCGAACGCAAGACGCGCCTGCGGGTCCTGCTCGGCTCGACGGGCGAGAGCGAGCGCTTCTTCCTCTGCTTCAGCGACATCGGCGGCGAGGCCGACTTCGCGGTCACCTCGGGCCAGAAGCAGCTCGATCCCGGCCCGTCGGTCCTCGTCGATCCGGAGCCGCGCCTGCTCCGCGTCCGCGCGCTGCAGAGCGTCGTCGGCACCGGCGCCGGCGGCGAGGTCGATCTCTTCGAGGTCAGCGCCTTCGACGTGAACCGCGTCCGCATCGTCATGCCCGTCGATCTCCGCATCGAGGGCAACGAGTACCTCTCCATCGGCCAGGCCAGCGTGACGCTCGACAAGGAGCCGAACCCCGCGACCGTCATCTCCGCCACGCCCAACTACCCCGGCACGGCCCGCCTCCACGTCACGCCGCGGCTCCTCTCGAGCCCCGACTGCGCCTCCGATCCGATCAGCGTCGTCGAAGCGCCCTGACCCTCGCACCGCCTCCACCCGAGCGATGACCCCCATGCGACAAGCCCCCCTCGCCGCCTCTCGCGTCCCCGACGAAAGCGCCTCGCGTGCCCGCCCTTCCCGCGCGTCGCTGCTCCGTTTCCTCGCGCTCTTCGGCGTCGCAGCATCGCTCTCGCTCGCGGGCCCCGTCGCCGCGCAGAGCGAGGACGACGACACGGGCGGCGGCGACGACGGCTCCGACGCGCCCGAGCCCACGACGACGCGCGTCAACACGCCCACGGGCTCGGCGCCGATGCCCGCGGATTTCAGCGGCAGCTTGCAGATCGTGCGGGGCCCGGCGACCGCGAACGGCGGCGCCACGCCGGGGACGGCGCCCGAGATCTTCCCCGAGGCGAGCCGCGTCTTCATGAGCGTCCGCGACACCGACCCCGTCCCGATCGAGACGGCGCGCCGCGGCGGCGCGTGGCTCTGCTCCACGGGGCAGTGCTCAACGACGCTCGGCGACGCCGGCCAGAGCCGCATCGGCGACGACATGCTCCGCTCGATCAAGCTCCAAACGCCCACGCTCCCCTTGCCGCTCACGATCTGGGGACGCCTCGACGAACAGGGCCGGCGCACGCTCGACTTCGACCCCGTCCTCCTCGGCCGCAGGGACTACCGCCACGTCTGCGCCTATCCGCCCGTCGCGCCGAACGACAAACCCGGGCCGCGCAAGGTCGAAAAGGCCCCGCTTTGCCGCGACGACGTCCCGGTCCCGCCCCTGCCCGACTCGGCCGAGGTCCTGCTCGGCATGCAGTGGCCCAAGCAGTCCGAGATGGCCGACTTCCGCTACCTCGCCATCGTCGATAGCTGCGGCAACGCCCGCGTCCAGCCCTTCCAGCGCACCTTCACCGTGCCCGTCTTCGAGGTCGCCTCCGGCGGCTGCGGCAAGGCCGACGGCAAGGTTCTTCGCATCTTCCCGAGCGGCGGCTGGCTCCGCGTCACCGCGTTCAACCTCGACAACACCGCCGCCGGCACCGTCGTCAACGCCACCTACCGCGTCTCGGTCCCGCCGCTGGAGAACCTCGTCGAGTCGAACCCGGCGCGCATGCTCTTCCCCGATCCGCAGCTCGAGGACCTCAAGGTCGACTGCGGCCCCGCCATGCGCAGGTCCTCCGGCCTGCCGTCCGCGCCGCCCTCGAGTCCCTCCGCGCCCCCGCCCGGCGTGATGCCCAAACGGGCCGCCGCCGCGCCTCTGCCCGACGCCGCGCCGAAAGCTGCGCCGAAGGACGACGCGCCGGAGGACGCCACGCCTCGCGCGCCGGAAGCTGCCGATCTCGCGCCGCGCGCGGCCCCGCAGCCCGGGGACAAACCCGCTGTCACGGCCTCCGCGAAAAAGCCTGCGCCGAAGGCATCCCCCGTCGCGCCCAAGCCCTCGCCGATGGGGCCGCCGCGGCCGTCGCTCCCGATGAAGGCCACGGCGCCCGCGGGCCCCGGGCCGCAGCCGCTCGCGCACATGTCGCTCGTCATCGCGCCCGAGCCGCTCCGGCAAGGGGTTTGTCGCGTCCGCCTCTCCGGCTCGACCAAGGGCCGCCTCGTCGCCCCGCTCGCGCTCTACGTCTCGCTCACGCGCACCGATCGCACCTCGAACGGCGTGCCGATCGAGCTCTTGAACGATCACAAGTGGATCGTCACGCCCAACACGGCCGAGTTCCAGCTCCCGCCCCTCGCGGAGAACTTCGACGGCGACTCGCGCCTCCGGCTCGCGGTCTACAGCGATCCTTTGAACACCGACGGAAAGGTCGTCCTCGTCTCCGACGCCACGCGCGTCGCGGCCTCCTTGCGCTCGGGCGGCGAGGCCACCCCCGAGGCCGCGCGCAGGCTCATCGGCTCGGCCACCATCCACTCCGTCCCGCTCTGCGGCGAGTCGAACTTCGAGACCCTCGAAGCCGCCGGGAGCTGCCTCCGCGCCTACCTCACGATCCCGGCCATGCTGGCCACGCTCCAGATCACGCGCGCGCCCTGGCTGGAACGACCCCTCGTCACGCGCAGCGTCCTCAGCGCCGTCGGCGTCGCCCTCGCCGTCGACAGCTATGACCCCGTCCGGCGCCGCGCCTTCCCCATCGCCGGCCAGCTCGGCGGCTCCATCCAGCAGCTCGGCGACGGCCGCGTGGGCCTGCTCGGCTACCTCGGCGTCGCCCCCACCATCCCCGTCCTCGGCGACGGAGGCAACACCACCTCGTTTGGCTTCCTCGCCGGCCTCGGCCTCTCCTACATCACGAACGAGAGCGGCCCCGACGAAGGCCTCAAGCCCGCGGCTTTCCTCTCCGTCGTCGTTCAGGTCGGACAGGCCACACCCCAGGTTTCGGGCTCCAGCCGGGCTGTGTTCGGCACTTACCAGGGGGAGTGATAAGCTCGTGGACCAGGGCCGCCGCCCCTCCCCGTACCCCGACCCCAGCTTCGCCAGCACCACGTGAACGAAGGAGACCTCGTCGCCGGACGGTACCGACTCCTCCGCCCCATCGGACGGGGCGCGATGGGCACCGTATGGGCCGGCCGGCACGAGCTGCTCGGGCGTGACTTCGCCCTCAAGTTCGCGAGCCTGCCGCTCCGCGCAGGCCCCGAGACGCGCGCGCGGTTCCTCCGCGAAGCGCAGGCCATCGGCCGCCTCCGCCATCCCAACGTCGTCGACGTCGCGGACTTCGGCGAGGTCGCACCGGGCGGCGGCCTCTACCTCGCGATGGAGCTGCTCGAAGGCCAGTCGCTCGCCGCGCGCATCGAAGAGCAAGGCGCGCTCCGCCCCGCCGAGGCCGTCGCGGTCGCGGCCGAGATCGCGCGTGGGCTCGCCGCCGCGCACACCGCCGGCATTGTGCATCGCGACATCAAGCCCGAGAACATTTTCCTCGCCCGTGGGATGCGCGGCGGTTTGGTCCCCAAGCTCCTCGACTTCGGCATCAGCAAGCAGCAGCAAGCCGACGAGACCCCCTCCACGCTGAACGGCGTGCCCTTCGGCACCCCCGCGTACATGAGCCCCGAGCAGGCCCTCGGCGAGCTCGACGTCGATCACCGCTCCGACGTGTGGTCGCTCGGCGTCGTGCTGCACGAGATGATCGCCGGGAAGCACCCGTTCGTCGCGCCGAACTACCAGGCGCTCATGACGAAGATCGCCGAGTCGCCCGCCGCGCCGCTCGACACGTCGGTGCCCCAGGTCGTGCGCGGCATCGTGACGAAGTGCCTCCAGAAAAACCCCGCCGATCGGTACGCCGACGCCGACGCCCTCGCGACGGCGCTCGAAGACGCGCTCGGCAGGCTCGGTCCTTCGGGGGACGTCGCGATCGAGCGCCCGCGCGCCTTGCCTTCGTTGCGCCCGCCCGCGAGCGCCGACACCACACACGCCTCTCCCTCGAAGCGTGGCCCCGCGCTCGTCGCTGCCGTCATTGCGGCGGCCCTGCTCGCGGGTCTCGCCGCGGTCGGGCTCGGCGGAAGACGCGACGACGCCGAGCCCCCTGCGCCTTCACCTCCTCCGAGCGCGCCGAAGGCCGAGGCCCTCCCCACGCCGCAACAAACCGCGCTCCCGACCGCGGCTCCAAGCGCTGCGCCCACGACCACGACGACGCACGCGCCCGGGACGCCGCGCACCGCCAACACCGTGACGCACACGCCTTCGGGATCGACCTCGGGAAAGGCCTCGGGTCCTGCGGGGAAACGCCCCACGACGAACGTCAACGACCCGGGTTTCTGAGGCCCACGCGACCCCGACCCGAGGCGAAGCGTGGTACCATCTTGGCCGAGGATCCGTTTTGCGTCGGTTTCACTCTCAGGCAGCCTGCGTGGGGATCGCCTTGCTCGCTGGCACCTCGTGGCCGACGGGTGTGTGGGCGGACGAAGCTCCCACGGCCGCGGAGCTGAAGGAGGCGCGCGAGCAGTTCACGCGGGGGCGGCAGCTCGAAGACGAGGGCAAATTCGCCGAGGCGCTCGTGCTGTTTCAGCGCGTGGGTCACGTGAAGATGACCCCGCAGGTGCGCTTCCACCTCGCGCTCTGCCTGGAGCACCTCGGCAAGCTGGCCGAGGCGCTGGAGACGTTCCGGATCGCCGCCCGTGAAGCGACCCCCAGCGCACCGAACGTCGTGACCGAAGCGAACCAGCACGTCGAAGCGCTCGAGAGGCGCGTGCCGACGCTGACGGTCGTGGTCGAGAACGCGAGCCCGGGGGACGAGATCTCGCTGGAGGGTCGGCGGCGCGTCACCGCGGGGTCCGCGCTTCGGATGGATCCGGGAGGGTACACCCTCACGTTGCGGCGGGACGGCGCGGTCGTGAGCGAGCAACGCGTCACGCTCGAAGAGGGCAAGAGCTTGCGGGTCGAGCTCTCGGCCACGGGGGGCGGGGGCGGCGGGCACGCGCCGGGCTCGATCCAGCGAACGCTCGGCTGGACTGCCGTCGGCGTCTCGGCGGCGTCGCTCGTGACCATGGGCGTGTTCATCGGCCTGCGCGCGGACCGGCTCGCGACGGTCGAGGCCGCCTGTCCGACGCACATCGGCTGTGATCCCGCGGTCGCGCCGATCGCGAACGAGGGCGCGACCTACGCGACGCTCGTCAACGTGTTTGCCGGGCTCACGGGGGCGGCCGCCGTCGCGGGCGTCGCGCTCTTGCTCACAGCGCCGGCGCCTGCTGCGAGCGCGCCACGCGCGACCTTGCGTTTGACCCCTGTGTTCGCGCCGGGGGTCACCTTTGTATCGGTCGAAGGGAGGTTCTGATGCTGCGAACGAGCCACGAGCGCTCTCCGCTGGTGTTCTTCTGCTGTCTGCTCCTCGGCCTCTCTGCGTGCACGTTCCCGGCGATTGATTACGCCGAGCCGGACGAGAGCGGCGGGGAAGGCCCCGCGTGCCCCGCCACGCCCAAATGTGCGAGCGACGTCGAGACCTGCGCGAAGCAGGCCGCGGGGCAGCGCAACATGTGCGTGTCGCAGTGCGAAAAAAGCTGGCCGAACGGGAGCAGCTTCGACGGGGATTGCTCGGCGTGCGATTCCGCGCTCGACACCGCCATGAACAACTGCGTCGCGCAATGCGAGACCTGCAGCGCTGCCGGCGGCTGCACGAACGCGATCGACAGTTGCCGCGCGCTGCTCGGCTTCCCCTGAGGCGCGCCCCACGTCCGCCGGCCCGCCGCGTCCGTGACGACCGCGTCAACCACGTGTGACGGTCGTGTGTCAATCCCTTTC
Protein-coding sequences here:
- a CDS encoding serine/threonine-protein kinase; this encodes MNEGDLVAGRYRLLRPIGRGAMGTVWAGRHELLGRDFALKFASLPLRAGPETRARFLREAQAIGRLRHPNVVDVADFGEVAPGGGLYLAMELLEGQSLAARIEEQGALRPAEAVAVAAEIARGLAAAHTAGIVHRDIKPENIFLARGMRGGLVPKLLDFGISKQQQADETPSTLNGVPFGTPAYMSPEQALGELDVDHRSDVWSLGVVLHEMIAGKHPFVAPNYQALMTKIAESPAAPLDTSVPQVVRGIVTKCLQKNPADRYADADALATALEDALGRLGPSGDVAIERPRALPSLRPPASADTTHASPSKRGPALVAAVIAAALLAGLAAVGLGGRRDDAEPPAPSPPPSAPKAEALPTPQQTALPTAAPSAAPTTTTTHAPGTPRTANTVTHTPSGSTSGKASGPAGKRPTTNVNDPGF
- a CDS encoding tetratricopeptide repeat protein; this translates as MGIALLAGTSWPTGVWADEAPTAAELKEAREQFTRGRQLEDEGKFAEALVLFQRVGHVKMTPQVRFHLALCLEHLGKLAEALETFRIAAREATPSAPNVVTEANQHVEALERRVPTLTVVVENASPGDEISLEGRRRVTAGSALRMDPGGYTLTLRRDGAVVSEQRVTLEEGKSLRVELSATGGGGGGHAPGSIQRTLGWTAVGVSAASLVTMGVFIGLRADRLATVEAACPTHIGCDPAVAPIANEGATYATLVNVFAGLTGAAAVAGVALLLTAPAPAASAPRATLRLTPVFAPGVTFVSVEGRF